DNA sequence from the Desulfurobacterium indicum genome:
AGCGACGGAGGACAGGAAATTTACCATATCCACTTCCATCTCTTTGCAGGAAAACCACTCGGCCCGATGATTTGTAAGTAGGCGGTAAAGATGTTTATCACTTTTGAAGGAATAGAAGGTTCCGGAAAGACCACACAGGCAAAGCTTTTGCACGAATGGCTTATTGATAACGGCTACGAAGTAATACTAACAAGAGAACCGGGTGGAACACCGGCTGCCGAAGAAATCCGGAAATTTATACTCTCAGACAGAGAAGAACCATTTCCCGAAATAGCCGAATTGATGCTTTATATGGCTGCCCGGTCTTTCCATGTTCAAAATCTCATAAAACCAGCCCTTAATTCGGGGACAATAGTAATCTCTGATAGATTCTCAGACGCAACACTGGCATATCAAGGATACGGTAGAGGACTCTCTTTAAAAGATATAAGCCACCTGAATAGTCTTGCAACAGAAGGACTAAAACCGGACATAACATTTTTAATAGACGTTCCTGTAGAAATCGGAATGTTAAGGATAGAGGGAAGAGAGCACGACAGAATAGAAAAAGAAACACTAATTTTCCATGAAAAAGTTCGAAAGGGATACCTGCAAATAGCAAGTGAAAATCCAGAAAGAATAGTTGTCATAGACGGCACTAAAAGAACAGAAGAGATATTTGAAGAAATAAGAAAAAACATAGAGAGAAGACTTAAAAATGGGATTTAGCACAGTAATAGGACATACCGAACAACTCCATATTATAAAAGAGCTGATCGAGAAAAACGCTTTTCCATCCTCTGTTTTATTTTCAGGTCCAAAAGGAATAGGAAAAAAACTTGTGGCTGTTGAAACGGCTAAACTTCTAACCGAAAACTCATTTGGAATAAAGATTATCGGAGAAGATAAACCACCAACTATCGATGAAATACGAGACAGTTCCTCATGGCTGTTTAAAAAACCTCAATACTCTTCAAAAAAAGTCTTAATTATAGACAATGCTGAAACTATGAAAACAGAAGCTGCAAATGCACTCCTTAAAACACTGGAAGAACCACCCAGCTATGCAGTAATAATTCTAATAACTTCAAATGAAAACTATTTACTTCCGACTATACGTTCGCGATGCAAAATATTCCGCTTCGGAAAACTAACTGAACAACAGGTAAAAACAGTCCTCCAAAACCTTGGTATTCAATACGATGAAAGAATCATCAAAATATGCGGTAACAGTCCTGGAAAAGCAATAGCTCTGGTAAATAGTAAAGTTCCTGACCTGATAGCTGAACTGATAAAACTCTTAAAAGAAAAAAAGCTATATGAAAACATCACCTCTTTTTCTGCCAATTTTTCATCCATGTCAAGAGAGGAAACAGAACTGTTCATTGATGCGTTAGAATTGCTTTTATCCGAAAAGAAAACATTTCTAAAATGGTTCGAACCACTGGAAAAAGGAAGAACCTTTCTGAAATTTTACGGCAGGCCCCGAAACGTTATTGAATGGATCTTAATAAATATTACCGAAAACGGAGGCTAATGTGGAAAACGAAATTAAAAAATTAAAAGAAAAAATAATAAAAATCGGAAAATTGATTTTTGAAATGGGACTTACAGACAGTCATGGAGGCAACATAAGTGCAAGATACAACGAATACATTCTGATCAAAAAGTCCGGGAAAATGCTCGGACGTCTTACAGAAAATGACATTGTAATCACGACATTAGAACCTAACGAAAAACTTGACAGAGAAGCATCAATAGAATTAAAAGTTCACAGAAACATCTATAAACAACTACCTGAGGTAAAAGCAGTAGTCCATGCTCACTCCCCCTATACCGTAGCTGTTTCCCTGACGACAGATGAAATTGTTCCTCTTGATTCGGAAGTTAAATTTTTACTTGGAACTGTCCCCATCCTATCCGCAAAAAACGTTATAAGCTCCGATGAAGTAGCCGAAAAACTTCCAGAACTTCTTAAAAATTGTAAAATTGCAGTGGTAAAATCACACGGGCCATTTTCAACTGGCAGAACGCTGGAAGAGGCATTTAAATACCTTTCTGCCGTAGAAAACTCATGTAAGATAATATCCATAGTTAAATCAATGGAGAGACAGAATGTGGGACTTTAAACATATATCAATCATAGGTTTAGGACTTATCGGAGGCTCTTTTGCTCTTAATCTAAAAAAACACGGTTTTCCCGGAAAAGTAACGGCCGTTGACCTGAATCCCGAAGCCATTGAAAAAGGTATAAACCTAAAAGTTATAGACAACGGAGACACAACAGGAGATGTTTTAAAAGAAGCTGACCTTATAGCTATCGCAACGCCTGTAGGAGTTTACAAAAATGTTTTAAAAACCATCAGAGAAAAAATTAATCCAGAAAAGAACATAATCGTAACCGACCTTGGAAGCGTGAAAGGGAATCTGGTTTACATGTGTGAAGAAGAGCTTAAAAACGTTGCTCGTTTCGTAGGCGGACATCCAATAGCAGGAACAGAAAAGTCAGGTGTTGAAAACAGCATCGAAGATCTGTTTAAAGGTGCAAAGTTTATCCTGACACCGACAGAAAATACAGACACGGAAGCAAAAGAAAAGATTAAAAAACTATGGCACAACCTTGGTTCAAGAGTTATAGAAATGGATCCTTACTACCACGACAAGATATTTGCATCTGTCAGCCATCTACCTCATGTTGTTGCATATTCCATAGTGGATGCAATAGACATTCTTTCAAAACAGTTAAATGAAGACCTCTTTATGTTCACAGGAGGCGGCTTCAGAGACTTCACAAGAATTGCAATGAGTGATCCAGTAATGTGGAGAGACATCTGTATGGAAAATAGAGAAAACGTTTTAGAAGCGATAAAAACGTTCAAAGACTCACTAACTCACGTGGAAAAACTGATAGAAGAAAATGACAGAGAAGGCTTAAAAGCATTCTTTGAAACGGCAAGGAAGAAAAGAAACAAAATATCTTAAACTGACATATCAAGCAATATTTTGAGGAATCTCAATTAACATAATCGTCCATCCATCCTTAACATAAGCCTCAAGCCTACCACCGTGAGCCTTAACTATTCGTCTTGAGTTATAAAGACCGAGTCCGAACCCTCCTTCCTTAGTTGTTTTAAAAGGTTTAAAAATCTCATCGGGAAGATAGCCTCCGTTGTCTTTAATGTAAACTCTGACAAGATTACCATCCTTTTCCACAGCTATTTCTACCATTCTGTCTCCTTCCTTTTCGGCAACTGCTTCAATGGCATTTTTTATAAGATTCCTTAAAACAATTAGAAACTTATCCTTATCAATAAAAACCGGAATATCAGCATTAACGTTTAGATTTATCTTTACCTCTTCTGCCTGAGCAACATCAGAAAATTCAGAAACGACATCAAATAACAACTTTCTAAGGGAGACCATCTCTCTATTTAAGACGATAGGTTTATTAATCTTTGAAGCCTCTTCTACGAAAAGACCAAGTTTCTGCACTTCACTTTGCATTAATCTGGCATACCTTGATGACGACTCTTTGCTAACTCTATAAGCAAGCATATTCAGGCGACTCAAGGCATTTTTAACTTCATGAAGAATAGAAGAAATAGCTATCGATACACTTTTTAATCTCTCTTTCTCGTGCTTTTCCTTGTCAAAAGATAACTTTTGAGAAAAATAGAGCCTTAAAGAAAAGGCAATTCCCAAAAGTAGCAAGATGTTTATCAAAAGTCCTACAAGAAATTGAAAAAGGATATGTCTATTTATCTCTTTCCTGTAAGAGGTATCAAAAAAAAGATAAAGTTTGAAAGGTTGAGAACTAATCTCTATTTTTTCAAAATCACCGCTAAAGTCAGAACCGGGAACTACTATTTCTCTTCCTTCAAATTCAACCTTAATACCCTTAAGTAATCTGGAATTTTCAACATAAGATGAGAGACTCTCTATAGGATCACCACCTCCACCGACCGTACTTGCAACAAGAGATTTAACCCTGTCTGCCTCATTTTTAACAGCAATCTGAAAAAAAGAATTCCATTCAAGCCTCAGTCTGTAAAAGTTATAACTGAAAAATACCATCAAAAGTGCTGTAAGAAACAGTGGAATTAAAAGATAACTTTTCTCTTTTCTATATTCCATACTTTTTCCGTTTATACCTTAAAGATTTCTCATCTATTCCAAGTAGCTTTGCTGCCCTCGTTTGAACAAAATTCGCTTCCTCAAGAGCATTTAAAAGAATAGCTTTTTCTATCTCATCAATGTAATCTGGAAGCCTTTTTCCAGGAGGAAGAACACAAGAAAAAACAGATTCCTTTTTATTAATTCCAAGATGTTCAGGTTTTATCTCTCCATCCGCAACAAGAACAGCCCTATGCAAAATATTTTCAAGTTCTCTAACATTACCGGGAAAATCATAAGACAGAAGCAAATCAATAGCTTCAGAAGAAAGAGCAATCTGCTTACCATACTTTCTGGAAAATCTGTTTATAAAATAACCAGACAGTTCAAGGATATCCTCTTTTCTTTGCTTTAAAGGAGGTATTTTCACTCTAAGCACATTAAGTCTGTAAAAAAGGTCCTCTCTAAACTTTCCCTCTTTAACAAGGTCTTCTAAATTTCTATTTGTTGCTGCAACAACCTTAACATCAACTTTTTTTGTTTCAAGACCGCCAACCCGTCTAACTTCTTTCTCCTGCAAAAACCTCAAAAGTTTTGCTTGAAGAGAGAGCGACAGATCCCCTATCTCATCAAGAAAAAGAGTCCCTCCATCGGCTTCTTCTATAAGTCCCGGCTTAGATTTGACAGCTCCAGAGAAAGCTCCCTTTTCATACCCGAACAACTCACTCTCAAAAAGATTCTCAGGAATAGAAGTGCAGTTTACCGGAACAAATTTACCTTTTCTTCCACTCTCTTTATGTATATATCTCGCTATCACTTCCTTACCTGTTCCGCTTTCACCGGTTATAAGCACCGGAGCATCGGCCTTTGCAAAAAGGGAAGCCATTGAAAGGATTCTCTCCATAACAGGTGAAGCAAATATAATTTTATCTTTATCAAGCAGAGCCCTCCTTAAACGAGAAAGCTCACAACACTTTTTAACTAAATTAATTAAAACATCTACATCATAAGGTTTCGTAATGTAATGAAAAGCTCCCAACTTTATGGCTTTAACTGCATCATCAATATTTGAAAAAGCAGTTACAACTATAACTTCAACATCTCTTACTCTCTTTACAGACTTTAGAAACTCTATCCCTGATTTTCCCGGAAGTCTAACATCGGTTATAACTACATCAATATTTTCTTGTCCCACAAGCTTTTCGCCCTTTTCTGCAGAATGAGATGAAAAAACGATAAAACCATTCTCAACAAGAATATCAACCAACAATTCCCTCTGAATTTTGTCATCTTCAATAACAAGTATTTTGCATGCCATAAATAACCCCTTTTGTTTAATTTACCTTAAGCCAAAAAGAAAGGCAAGAAATGCAACAAAAATTTATAGCCCTATATTTAATATAAAAGGGGAAAAGGAGGTAACCTATGGGACACAACTATATCCCTGCTACAAGAAAGGAGTACACATGGGAAAGCGAAAATCCCTACTACGAAGGGCAAAAATATCCGGAGCCAACCGTATGTCCAGAGTGCGGTGCCGTTTTTAAAGACGGAAGATGGCAGTGGAAAGAGGATATTAAAGAGAAATTACCTGATGATGTTAATGAAGCACTTTGTCCTGCATGCAGAAGGAAGAAAGACCATTACCCAGGCGGAATAGTTATCCTAAAAGGAAAATTCTTAAAAGAGCACAAAGAGGAAATTTTAAATAGAATCAAAAACGTCGTTGAAGACGTTTCGGCATTAAGGCCTCTTCAGAGAATCCTATGGATGGAAGAGAAAGATGACGGAACAATAGAAATAGCAACGACCAGCGAACACCTTGCAAGACATATAGGGGAGGCAATCAACAGCGCCTTTAAAGGAAATTTCGAGATTAAATATAATGAAAATGAAAAGTTTGCAAGGGTTATGTGGAAAAGAGACTGAATTTATAGGAAAGGCGGGCCTTCCTGCCCGCCTTAATATTAAAACACGAAGAGAAGAATAAGTGCAACAACGAGAGCGTAAATAGCAAGAGCTTCGATAAGGGCAAGACCAATAAACATGTTTGTTGTAAGTCTTCCAGCTGCACCAGGATTTCTTGCAATAGCTTCCTGAGTTCCTTTAAGACCAAGACCCTGTCCAACACCAGCACCGGCTGCACCTCCACCAATAGCAAGACCTGCACCGATTGCTGCCGCAGCTTTAATTGAAGCAGCTGATGCACCACCTTCTCCAGCCATAGCAGGAACAATACCTGCAAGCAGAAGGAAAAGTGTGTAGAGAAGGCTTTCCTTCTT
Encoded proteins:
- the tmk gene encoding dTMP kinase: MFITFEGIEGSGKTTQAKLLHEWLIDNGYEVILTREPGGTPAAEEIRKFILSDREEPFPEIAELMLYMAARSFHVQNLIKPALNSGTIVISDRFSDATLAYQGYGRGLSLKDISHLNSLATEGLKPDITFLIDVPVEIGMLRIEGREHDRIEKETLIFHEKVRKGYLQIASENPERIVVIDGTKRTEEIFEEIRKNIERRLKNGI
- a CDS encoding AAA family ATPase — protein: MGFSTVIGHTEQLHIIKELIEKNAFPSSVLFSGPKGIGKKLVAVETAKLLTENSFGIKIIGEDKPPTIDEIRDSSSWLFKKPQYSSKKVLIIDNAETMKTEAANALLKTLEEPPSYAVIILITSNENYLLPTIRSRCKIFRFGKLTEQQVKTVLQNLGIQYDERIIKICGNSPGKAIALVNSKVPDLIAELIKLLKEKKLYENITSFSANFSSMSREETELFIDALELLLSEKKTFLKWFEPLEKGRTFLKFYGRPRNVIEWILINITENGG
- a CDS encoding class II aldolase/adducin family protein, with translation MENEIKKLKEKIIKIGKLIFEMGLTDSHGGNISARYNEYILIKKSGKMLGRLTENDIVITTLEPNEKLDREASIELKVHRNIYKQLPEVKAVVHAHSPYTVAVSLTTDEIVPLDSEVKFLLGTVPILSAKNVISSDEVAEKLPELLKNCKIAVVKSHGPFSTGRTLEEAFKYLSAVENSCKIISIVKSMERQNVGL
- a CDS encoding prephenate dehydrogenase gives rise to the protein MWDFKHISIIGLGLIGGSFALNLKKHGFPGKVTAVDLNPEAIEKGINLKVIDNGDTTGDVLKEADLIAIATPVGVYKNVLKTIREKINPEKNIIVTDLGSVKGNLVYMCEEELKNVARFVGGHPIAGTEKSGVENSIEDLFKGAKFILTPTENTDTEAKEKIKKLWHNLGSRVIEMDPYYHDKIFASVSHLPHVVAYSIVDAIDILSKQLNEDLFMFTGGGFRDFTRIAMSDPVMWRDICMENRENVLEAIKTFKDSLTHVEKLIEENDREGLKAFFETARKKRNKIS
- a CDS encoding sensor histidine kinase; this encodes MEYRKEKSYLLIPLFLTALLMVFFSYNFYRLRLEWNSFFQIAVKNEADRVKSLVASTVGGGGDPIESLSSYVENSRLLKGIKVEFEGREIVVPGSDFSGDFEKIEISSQPFKLYLFFDTSYRKEINRHILFQFLVGLLINILLLLGIAFSLRLYFSQKLSFDKEKHEKERLKSVSIAISSILHEVKNALSRLNMLAYRVSKESSSRYARLMQSEVQKLGLFVEEASKINKPIVLNREMVSLRKLLFDVVSEFSDVAQAEEVKINLNVNADIPVFIDKDKFLIVLRNLIKNAIEAVAEKEGDRMVEIAVEKDGNLVRVYIKDNGGYLPDEIFKPFKTTKEGGFGLGLYNSRRIVKAHGGRLEAYVKDGWTIMLIEIPQNIA
- a CDS encoding sigma-54-dependent transcriptional regulator — its product is MACKILVIEDDKIQRELLVDILVENGFIVFSSHSAEKGEKLVGQENIDVVITDVRLPGKSGIEFLKSVKRVRDVEVIVVTAFSNIDDAVKAIKLGAFHYITKPYDVDVLINLVKKCCELSRLRRALLDKDKIIFASPVMERILSMASLFAKADAPVLITGESGTGKEVIARYIHKESGRKGKFVPVNCTSIPENLFESELFGYEKGAFSGAVKSKPGLIEEADGGTLFLDEIGDLSLSLQAKLLRFLQEKEVRRVGGLETKKVDVKVVAATNRNLEDLVKEGKFREDLFYRLNVLRVKIPPLKQRKEDILELSGYFINRFSRKYGKQIALSSEAIDLLLSYDFPGNVRELENILHRAVLVADGEIKPEHLGINKKESVFSCVLPPGKRLPDYIDEIEKAILLNALEEANFVQTRAAKLLGIDEKSLRYKRKKYGI
- a CDS encoding BCAM0308 family protein, producing the protein MGHNYIPATRKEYTWESENPYYEGQKYPEPTVCPECGAVFKDGRWQWKEDIKEKLPDDVNEALCPACRRKKDHYPGGIVILKGKFLKEHKEEILNRIKNVVEDVSALRPLQRILWMEEKDDGTIEIATTSEHLARHIGEAINSAFKGNFEIKYNENEKFARVMWKRD
- a CDS encoding ATP synthase F0 subunit C — protein: MKIKKESLLYTLFLLLAGIVPAMAGEGGASAASIKAAAAIGAGLAIGGGAAGAGVGQGLGLKGTQEAIARNPGAAGRLTTNMFIGLALIEALAIYALVVALILLFVF